Proteins encoded by one window of Bacteroidota bacterium:
- the mnmG gene encoding tRNA uridine-5-carboxymethylaminomethyl(34) synthesis enzyme MnmG has product MFKEYDVIVVGAGHAGCEAAAAAANMGSKTLLVTMNMQTIAQMSCNPAMGGIAKGQIVREIDALGGYSGIVSDRSAIQFRMLNRSKGPAMWSPRTQNDRMRFAEEWRLMLERTPNVDFFQDMVKGLIVEEGRCCGIVTGMGIEIRAKSVVLTNGTFLNGIIHIGEKQFGGGRTGEKASTGITEQLVQLGFEGGRMKTGTPPRIDGRSLDYSKMEEQKGDEEPCKFSYSDETQPLKEQRSCHITYTNSATHELLKTGFEKSPMFQGRIKGLGPRYCPSIEDKITRFAERDRHQIFVEPEGWNTIEIYVNGFSTSLPEDVQYKALTTIPGFENVKVFRPGYAIEYDYFPPQQLKLTLETKQIENLYFAGQINGTTGYEEAACQGLMAGINAHLKVHGRDPFILQRSEAYIGVLIDDLVTKGTDEPYRMFTSRAEYRILLRQDNADARLTPRAFELGLVKKERLDKVLAKQKQAQEIVKYFKTESVDPSEINPALEAVGSVLLTQKVKMFGVLARPFVTLLDFALYNERVKNYISQYSLETLEQAEILMKYEGYISKENETADKMKRLENIRLHEDFDYTQLSSLSTEAKQKLSKIKPGTIGQASRISGVSPSDISVLLIYMGR; this is encoded by the coding sequence ATGTTTAAAGAATACGATGTAATTGTGGTTGGTGCCGGTCATGCCGGATGTGAGGCTGCTGCTGCTGCTGCTAATATGGGGTCTAAGACTCTTTTGGTAACTATGAACATGCAGACTATTGCACAAATGAGCTGCAATCCTGCCATGGGAGGTATTGCCAAAGGTCAGATTGTTAGAGAGATTGACGCGTTGGGCGGCTATTCGGGTATTGTAAGCGATAGAAGTGCGATACAGTTTCGTATGCTCAATCGCTCCAAAGGTCCCGCTATGTGGAGCCCTCGTACACAGAACGATAGAATGCGCTTTGCTGAAGAGTGGAGGCTCATGCTGGAGAGAACTCCCAATGTAGATTTCTTTCAGGATATGGTGAAAGGCTTGATAGTAGAGGAGGGGAGATGTTGTGGTATTGTAACGGGCATGGGTATTGAAATACGCGCAAAGTCTGTTGTTCTTACAAATGGAACATTTTTAAATGGTATAATACATATTGGCGAAAAACAATTTGGTGGTGGAAGAACAGGAGAGAAGGCCTCTACAGGAATTACAGAACAGTTGGTTCAGCTTGGCTTTGAGGGAGGACGAATGAAAACAGGCACACCGCCTCGTATTGATGGTCGTTCGTTAGATTACTCTAAAATGGAGGAACAAAAGGGAGATGAAGAGCCATGTAAGTTTTCCTATTCCGATGAAACACAACCATTAAAAGAACAACGAAGCTGCCATATAACCTACACCAATAGCGCAACACACGAATTATTAAAGACTGGATTTGAAAAGTCACCCATGTTTCAGGGACGTATCAAGGGGTTGGGGCCACGCTATTGTCCTAGTATCGAAGATAAAATAACTCGTTTTGCTGAACGTGACAGGCATCAAATATTTGTAGAGCCGGAGGGCTGGAATACCATCGAAATATATGTAAATGGATTTTCTACTTCGTTGCCCGAAGATGTCCAATACAAAGCACTTACAACTATACCCGGTTTTGAAAACGTAAAAGTTTTTCGTCCCGGATATGCAATTGAATACGATTATTTTCCACCGCAACAATTAAAGCTTACACTTGAAACTAAACAAATAGAAAACCTCTATTTTGCAGGACAAATAAATGGAACCACAGGATATGAAGAGGCTGCTTGCCAAGGCTTAATGGCTGGTATTAATGCGCATTTAAAAGTACACGGTCGCGATCCTTTTATATTGCAACGTTCTGAGGCCTATATAGGAGTTTTAATCGATGATTTGGTTACCAAAGGTACCGATGAACCCTATCGCATGTTTACATCTCGTGCCGAGTATCGTATTTTGTTAAGGCAAGATAATGCCGATGCACGCCTCACTCCCAGAGCGTTTGAATTGGGATTAGTAAAAAAGGAACGCTTAGATAAAGTGTTGGCAAAGCAAAAGCAAGCACAAGAAATTGTAAAATATTTTAAAACAGAAAGTGTCGACCCTTCTGAGATAAATCCGGCACTAGAGGCTGTTGGTTCTGTTCTGCTAACTCAAAAAGTAAAAATGTTTGGTGTGTTGGCTCGACCATTTGTAACACTACTTGATTTTGCATTATACAACGAACGTGTTAAAAATTACATTTCTCAATATTCTCTAGAAACGCTAGAGCAAGCAGAAATACTAATGAAATACGAAGGCTATATTTCTAAAGAAAACGAAACTGCCGATAAAATGAAGCGCTTGGAGAATATCCGACTACATGAAGATTTTGATTACACACAACTCAGTTCTTTGTCAACAGAAGCAAAACAAAAACTTTCTAAAATTAAACCTGGCACTATTGGTCAAGCATCACGCATAAGTGGTGTAAGTCCTTCGGATATATCTGTTTTGTTGATATATATGGGTAGATAA
- the lepA gene encoding elongation factor 4 has translation MENIRNFCIIAHIDHGKSTLADRLLEYTKTVSKRDMQAQVLDDMDLERERGITIKSHAIQMDYELNGKKYVLNLIDTPGHVDFSYEVSRSIAACEGALLIVDAAQGIQAQTISNLYLALGNDLEIIPVLNKIDLPSAEPEVVKDQIVDLLGCKREEIIGASGKTGLGVYDILAAIVERIPAPKGDPKAPLQALIFDSVYNSFRGIIAYYKIVNGTMKKNEIVKFMNTDTQYGADEIGVLRLQMEPHDQISAGNVGYIISGIKEAKDVKVGDTITSVANPCEKAIEGFAEVKPMVFAGIYPVDTEDYEELRASMDKLKLNDASITYEPESSAALGFGFRCGFLGMLHMEIIQERLEREFNMTVITTVPNVSYKAFTTKGIEMAVNNPSDLPDFSTLDRVEEPYIKSTIITKSDYIGQIISLCLEKRGVIMNQTYLTTDRVELIFEMPLGEIVFDFYDRLKTVSRGYASFDYQPLDYRTSDLVKLDILINGDQVDALSALIHRQNSYTFGKKICEKLKELIPRQQFQIAIQAAIGAKIISRETISALRKDVTAKCYGGDISRKRKLLEKQKEGKKRMRQVGSVEIPQSAFMAVLKLND, from the coding sequence ATGGAAAACATTAGAAATTTTTGCATTATTGCTCATATCGACCACGGAAAAAGCACGTTGGCCGATCGTTTGTTAGAATACACTAAAACCGTGTCTAAGCGTGACATGCAGGCTCAAGTGTTAGATGATATGGATTTGGAGCGTGAGCGCGGTATTACCATTAAAAGCCATGCTATTCAAATGGATTATGAGTTGAATGGTAAAAAATATGTACTTAATTTGATTGATACTCCGGGGCACGTAGATTTTTCTTACGAGGTTTCTCGTTCTATTGCTGCCTGCGAAGGCGCTTTGCTTATTGTAGATGCAGCACAAGGGATACAAGCACAAACGATATCTAACCTGTATCTAGCTCTAGGCAATGATTTAGAAATAATTCCTGTTTTAAATAAAATAGATTTGCCTAGCGCAGAGCCCGAAGTTGTGAAAGACCAAATTGTAGATTTGTTGGGATGCAAGCGCGAAGAAATAATTGGCGCTAGCGGCAAAACGGGTCTTGGTGTGTATGATATCCTTGCTGCTATCGTAGAGAGGATTCCAGCACCTAAAGGAGATCCTAAAGCCCCTCTTCAAGCCTTAATATTCGATTCTGTTTACAATTCATTCCGTGGTATTATTGCCTATTACAAGATTGTAAATGGCACCATGAAGAAAAACGAAATAGTAAAGTTCATGAACACCGACACACAGTACGGAGCTGATGAGATAGGTGTACTTCGACTTCAAATGGAGCCTCACGACCAAATAAGTGCGGGTAATGTCGGGTATATTATTTCCGGTATAAAAGAAGCAAAAGACGTAAAAGTGGGTGATACGATTACTTCTGTTGCAAATCCTTGCGAAAAAGCTATTGAAGGATTTGCAGAGGTTAAACCAATGGTATTTGCTGGTATTTATCCGGTAGATACTGAGGATTACGAGGAGTTGCGCGCATCCATGGATAAGTTAAAATTAAACGATGCTTCCATTACCTATGAACCGGAATCTTCGGCTGCACTTGGTTTTGGCTTTAGATGTGGCTTCTTGGGTATGTTGCACATGGAGATTATTCAAGAGCGATTGGAGCGCGAGTTTAATATGACTGTTATTACAACGGTTCCAAACGTATCGTACAAAGCCTTTACTACCAAGGGAATTGAGATGGCTGTAAATAATCCGTCTGATTTGCCTGATTTCAGTACGCTTGATAGGGTTGAAGAACCTTACATAAAATCTACTATTATTACGAAGTCCGATTATATAGGACAAATTATTTCGTTGTGTTTAGAAAAGCGCGGTGTTATAATGAACCAAACCTACTTAACCACCGACCGTGTAGAACTTATATTTGAAATGCCATTGGGCGAAATTGTATTTGATTTTTACGATAGATTAAAAACTGTTTCTCGTGGGTATGCTTCGTTTGACTATCAGCCATTGGATTACAGAACATCGGACTTGGTTAAACTAGATATCTTAATTAATGGTGACCAGGTGGATGCCTTGTCAGCATTGATACACAGACAAAACTCCTATACATTCGGAAAAAAGATTTGTGAAAAACTGAAAGAATTAATTCCTCGTCAACAGTTCCAAATAGCCATACAGGCTGCTATTGGTGCTAAAATTATATCGAGAGAAACTATATCTGCTTTACGTAAAGATGTAACTGCAAAATGTTATGGTGGAGATATTTCGCGTAAACGTAAATTATTAGAAAAACAGAAAGAGGGTAAAAAACGTATGCGCCAAGTTGGAAGTGTAGAAATTCCACAAAGCGCATTTATGGCGGTGTTGAAGCTGAATGATTAA
- a CDS encoding beta-lactamase family protein — protein MLVKQQGVLFFIFICSIGTYAQKTKTEKIDSLLKKLYYSNQFNGAVLIREKEKVIYKKGYGWADYNKKDTIDSNTRFHIASISKPFTAIAIMLLRDEGKLVLSDDITKYLPELTHYKGITIRHLLQHTSGINYPENLKGNREFKLFEKKYLDTIPKKDQPYYQTNEFNLRYLATCKPKLFNTPGEKFMYSNIAYSLLPIIITRITHIKFETFMENNVFKPSGMHNTFIYNGRMDDTLTNFARPDMTKTCKGDDVNGSNMICASIEDMNMFDIALFSEKLIRLKTLQEMITTSVIDDKILNTKYGLGWELFSNKHDSLIYHMGNYLSYTTQYKHCAKNDYTILIFMNMEKGNTKLYVSRFIECLLKNDYKRLNALKLFNPPKYWFKKKKIPKKYRIDYN, from the coding sequence ATGTTGGTAAAACAACAAGGTGTTCTGTTTTTTATATTTATTTGTTCAATAGGAACATACGCACAAAAAACAAAAACAGAAAAAATAGATTCGCTATTAAAAAAATTATATTACTCTAACCAGTTTAATGGAGCAGTGTTGATTAGGGAAAAAGAAAAGGTTATATATAAAAAAGGTTATGGATGGGCCGACTATAACAAAAAGGATACTATTGATTCGAATACCCGTTTTCATATAGCATCCATATCAAAACCTTTTACAGCTATTGCTATCATGCTTTTAAGAGACGAAGGAAAATTAGTCCTGAGTGATGATATCACGAAATACCTACCCGAATTGACCCACTATAAGGGCATTACGATACGACATCTATTACAGCACACCTCGGGTATTAACTATCCTGAAAACTTGAAAGGCAATCGCGAATTCAAGCTTTTTGAAAAAAAATATTTAGACACTATTCCCAAAAAGGACCAACCTTACTACCAAACAAATGAGTTTAATTTACGGTATTTGGCAACCTGCAAACCAAAACTATTTAATACACCGGGCGAAAAATTTATGTATAGTAACATTGCCTATAGCTTATTACCTATAATTATTACTCGCATTACTCACATTAAGTTTGAAACATTTATGGAAAACAATGTTTTTAAACCGTCTGGTATGCATAACACTTTTATTTACAATGGAAGAATGGACGATACACTAACAAATTTTGCACGACCAGATATGACAAAAACGTGCAAAGGCGATGATGTAAATGGAAGCAATATGATTTGTGCTTCTATTGAAGACATGAATATGTTTGATATTGCATTGTTTTCGGAAAAACTAATTCGACTAAAAACCTTGCAAGAAATGATTACAACAAGTGTTATTGATGATAAAATCTTAAATACAAAATATGGTCTTGGGTGGGAACTTTTTTCTAACAAGCACGATTCGCTAATTTATCATATGGGAAATTATTTATCTTATACAACACAGTATAAACACTGTGCTAAAAATGATTATACGATACTAATTTTTATGAATATGGAAAAGGGGAATACTAAACTATATGTTTCCCGTTTTATAGAATGCCTATTAAAAAACGATTACAAACGCTTAAACGCACTTAAGCTCTTCAATCCTCCCAAATACTGGTTTAAAAAGAAAAAAATTCCCAAAAAGTATAGGATAGATTATAATTAA
- the purQ gene encoding phosphoribosylformylglycinamidine synthase subunit PurQ, with amino-acid sequence MRFGVVIFPGSNCDQDMIYVLKKIMGQDVVELWHKDTDLQNTDFIVLPGGFSYGDYLRSGAIARFSPIMEKVTEFANKGGYLMGVCNGFQILCEAGLVPGALMHNAERKFICKNVFIKSETTGTLLTKHIPQHKALKIPIAHGEGNYYADAETLKQLNTNGQVLFRYCNENGEITTASNPNGAIENIAGVCNAGKNVFGMMPHPERAADKNLGNTDGSLLFESMLKELLVKASV; translated from the coding sequence ATGCGTTTTGGAGTAGTTATTTTTCCCGGTTCTAATTGTGATCAAGACATGATTTATGTGTTGAAAAAAATAATGGGACAAGATGTTGTTGAATTGTGGCATAAAGACACAGACTTACAAAACACCGATTTTATTGTACTTCCCGGTGGATTTTCGTACGGAGATTATTTGCGCTCTGGCGCAATTGCCCGTTTTTCGCCTATCATGGAAAAGGTAACGGAGTTTGCTAACAAGGGCGGATATTTAATGGGCGTTTGCAATGGTTTTCAAATATTGTGCGAAGCGGGTTTGGTTCCGGGTGCATTGATGCACAATGCAGAGAGAAAATTTATTTGCAAAAATGTATTTATAAAATCCGAAACAACAGGCACTCTGCTTACCAAACACATACCTCAACACAAGGCACTTAAAATACCTATTGCACACGGAGAAGGAAATTATTATGCAGATGCCGAAACACTAAAACAACTAAACACCAACGGGCAAGTGCTTTTTAGATACTGCAACGAGAATGGCGAAATAACAACCGCGTCAAATCCTAACGGTGCTATTGAAAACATTGCAGGTGTTTGCAATGCGGGCAAAAATGTATTTGGTATGATGCCACACCCGGAAAGAGCCGCAGACAAAAACCTTGGAAATACAGATGGTTCCTTGTTATTTGAGTCTATGTTAAAAGAGCTGTTAGTAAAGGCTTCGGTATAA
- a CDS encoding DUF3108 domain-containing protein, protein MKKIILLACIALIGFAFSKRNEVVVVDTAGKKVEFRKMEVNSFKKGEVLTYHLRYGFMDAGEAVLEIKDETKTFGSRKALHVVGTGNSKGTFDWFFKVRDRYESYIDEEALFPWLFVRRIKEGGYTDSQDYFFNHYKNKVDVGGGKTFDIPTNTQDMISAFYEARCMDFTNAKYGDIFEASTCFVDNEVYPLKIKYVGKETIKIGIGKFNCLKFRPVIQKGRVFKHEEDLTVWITDDKNHIPVRAEAEILVGSIKMDLVSYSGLANPIAKAN, encoded by the coding sequence ATGAAAAAAATAATTCTACTTGCGTGCATTGCGCTTATAGGTTTTGCTTTTTCAAAGCGAAACGAGGTTGTGGTGGTTGATACAGCAGGAAAAAAGGTAGAGTTCCGTAAAATGGAGGTAAACTCTTTTAAAAAAGGAGAAGTGCTTACATACCATTTGCGCTATGGTTTTATGGATGCAGGCGAAGCAGTACTTGAAATAAAAGACGAAACAAAAACATTTGGTTCTCGAAAGGCTTTACACGTTGTTGGAACGGGCAATTCAAAAGGTACCTTCGATTGGTTTTTTAAAGTGCGCGATAGATACGAAAGTTATATTGACGAAGAGGCTCTTTTTCCATGGTTGTTTGTAAGACGAATAAAGGAGGGCGGATATACCGATAGCCAAGATTATTTTTTCAATCATTACAAGAATAAAGTTGATGTAGGTGGTGGAAAAACATTCGATATTCCTACTAACACACAAGACATGATTTCTGCTTTTTACGAAGCACGTTGCATGGATTTTACAAATGCCAAGTATGGCGATATTTTTGAGGCCTCTACCTGTTTTGTAGACAACGAAGTGTATCCGCTAAAAATAAAATACGTTGGAAAAGAAACGATAAAAATAGGAATTGGCAAATTCAATTGTTTAAAATTTCGTCCTGTAATTCAGAAGGGACGGGTATTTAAGCACGAAGAAGATTTAACAGTGTGGATTACGGACGATAAAAATCACATACCTGTAAGGGCAGAAGCCGAAATTTTAGTGGGTTCTATAAAAATGGATTTAGTTTCGTATTCCGGTTTAGCCAATCCAATAGCAAAGGCTAATTAA
- a CDS encoding class I tRNA ligase family protein, whose amino-acid sequence MIQGVSAFVYGFSTGLTMPFLDNLDVNGMPNAQKYIVPKSSYDNFNKGLKDQLIESIQRNELERQKQLGFNSITLAEKMQSVHPVHVDISLVDPISNELDVQGFKNSERYKSLLIDEIFCEEDGKYICGRESEKMSKSKYNVVNPDDIVRDYSADTLRLYEMFLGPLEQHKPWNTNGITGVHGFLKKLWRLYHSLPGEGQGGVGAFNVSNDAPTKEELKALHKTIKKVVDDIERFSFNTSVSNFMICVNELTDLKCNKKAILEPLAIIIAPYAPHIAEMLWAKLQYGESFDINAIPHGYKSIVNAQFPEFKEEYLVESSFKYPVSINGKTKFFHELDLALSKEDVEKEVLALEQTQKILEGKAPKKIIVVPNKIVNIVV is encoded by the coding sequence ATGATACAGGGGGTGAGTGCGTTTGTGTATGGTTTTTCAACAGGTCTTACCATGCCATTTCTTGATAATTTAGATGTGAATGGTATGCCAAATGCTCAAAAGTACATTGTCCCAAAATCATCGTATGATAATTTCAACAAAGGTTTAAAAGATCAATTAATCGAGTCAATACAAAGAAATGAGTTGGAAAGACAAAAACAACTAGGATTTAATAGCATTACGTTAGCAGAAAAGATGCAAAGTGTTCATCCTGTTCATGTAGATATTAGTCTTGTCGATCCAATTTCTAACGAGCTAGACGTTCAGGGATTTAAAAATAGTGAAAGATATAAATCACTATTAATTGATGAAATTTTTTGTGAAGAGGATGGAAAATACATTTGTGGACGAGAGTCAGAAAAAATGTCCAAATCCAAATACAATGTTGTAAATCCAGATGATATTGTTCGTGACTACAGCGCAGACACACTACGCTTGTATGAAATGTTTTTGGGTCCATTGGAGCAACATAAACCGTGGAATACCAATGGTATTACAGGCGTGCACGGCTTCTTAAAAAAATTGTGGAGACTATATCATTCCCTCCCGGGGGAGGGTCAGGGAGGGGTTGGAGCTTTCAATGTAAGCAACGATGCCCCTACAAAAGAGGAATTAAAGGCGTTACACAAAACCATTAAAAAAGTAGTTGATGATATTGAGCGTTTTTCGTTCAATACCTCGGTAAGCAATTTTATGATTTGTGTAAATGAATTAACCGACTTAAAATGCAACAAAAAAGCTATTTTGGAGCCTTTGGCTATTATCATTGCTCCGTATGCACCGCATATAGCCGAAATGCTATGGGCTAAATTACAGTATGGCGAAAGCTTTGATATTAACGCTATTCCGCATGGGTATAAAAGCATTGTAAATGCTCAATTTCCCGAATTTAAGGAGGAATACTTAGTTGAAAGTTCTTTCAAATACCCGGTTTCCATCAACGGAAAAACAAAATTTTTCCATGAATTAGATTTGGCATTAAGCAAGGAAGATGTTGAAAAAGAGGTGCTTGCGCTTGAACAAACGCAAAAAATTCTAGAAGGAAAAGCACCTAAAAAAATTATAGTGGTACCGAACAAAATTGTCAACATTGTCGTATAA
- a CDS encoding cell division protein FtsX, with translation MSENVSKHKTQSSSITTVVSLSLVLFTLGLLGLLILNTQKLSNYVKENISFQIILSDNITEADASKLQKTLDASDYTKNSEFITKEKAAEDLKKDLGEDFIGFLGYNPLLASININLNAEYANTDSIAVIETELLKNKKIKEVIYQKNLIATVNENVKKISLVILVFSFLLMIIALALINNTIRLSIYSKRFIIRTMQLVGATQGFIRRPFVLKGILHGIYGAIIAIVLLSGLLYLVSRQFPDIMQLQDTTMLLTLFGAVVLMGIVISGISTALAVRKYLRIKPEDLYY, from the coding sequence ATGTCGGAAAACGTAAGTAAACATAAAACGCAGTCATCGTCTATTACAACAGTAGTAAGCCTATCTCTTGTTTTGTTTACGTTGGGGTTATTGGGTTTGCTAATTCTAAACACTCAAAAGCTTTCGAACTATGTAAAAGAAAATATTTCGTTCCAAATAATTTTGTCCGATAACATTACAGAGGCGGATGCAAGTAAATTGCAAAAAACACTGGATGCGTCTGATTATACCAAGAATAGCGAGTTTATTACCAAAGAAAAAGCAGCAGAAGATTTGAAAAAAGACTTGGGCGAAGATTTTATAGGATTCTTAGGGTATAATCCGTTGTTGGCTTCTATTAACATAAATTTAAATGCCGAGTATGCAAACACAGATAGCATAGCTGTTATAGAGACGGAGCTGTTGAAGAATAAAAAAATAAAGGAGGTTATTTATCAAAAGAATCTGATTGCTACTGTAAACGAAAATGTAAAAAAAATAAGTTTGGTAATATTAGTATTTAGCTTTTTGCTTATGATTATTGCTTTGGCATTAATAAATAACACAATTCGACTTTCTATCTATTCCAAGCGATTTATTATTCGTACCATGCAATTGGTAGGCGCAACACAAGGGTTTATAAGAAGACCATTTGTTTTGAAAGGTATATTACACGGCATATACGGAGCTATTATAGCTATCGTACTGTTAAGTGGATTGCTATACCTAGTATCCAGACAGTTTCCGGATATTATGCAACTGCAAGACACTACCATGCTACTTACTTTGTTTGGAGCAGTAGTATTGATGGGAATTGTTATTTCCGGAATAAGCACAGCTCTTGCAGTGCGAAAATATTTACGAATTAAACCAGAAGATTTATATTATTAA
- a CDS encoding DUF3098 domain-containing protein, with protein MAKQVTNTTNTSNQNYVFGKQNYTLLLAGIALILIGFMLMIGGGSEDPTVFSEAIFDTQRLTVAPIVVLSGFTVIIFAIIKKQKAVEK; from the coding sequence ATGGCCAAACAAGTAACAAATACAACCAATACGAGCAACCAAAATTATGTTTTTGGAAAGCAAAATTACACCCTTCTTTTAGCCGGCATTGCATTAATTTTAATTGGCTTTATGCTTATGATTGGCGGTGGCTCCGAAGATCCTACCGTATTTAGCGAAGCCATTTTTGATACACAACGATTAACCGTTGCTCCTATTGTGGTTTTGAGTGGTTTTACTGTAATTATATTTGCGATTATAAAAAAGCAGAAGGCCGTAGAGAAATAA
- a CDS encoding undecaprenyl-diphosphate phosphatase produces MSLLQTIIIAIIEGLTEFLPISSTGHMILASSLMGIQDSEFTKTFEIVIQLGAIFAVLILYIKRLLAGIDIYLKLGIAFIPTAIIGIVAYKTIKAYLFNPLVVSLSLIIGGIVLLFIDKWIKPKNDTYVEIKDLSYLDCFKIGLFQCISMIPGVSRAAATIIGGMVHKLDRNQAAEFSFLLAIPTMFAASGKDLMESMDLITAANLQTILIGSVIAFITALFAVKGFVAFLTKYDFKPFGYYRIVIGVAFLIYAYSTGLSLSTN; encoded by the coding sequence ATGTCGTTACTTCAAACTATTATCATTGCTATCATCGAAGGCCTAACCGAGTTTTTGCCCATATCTTCAACAGGACATATGATATTGGCATCTTCATTGATGGGCATTCAAGACTCAGAGTTTACCAAAACCTTTGAAATAGTAATACAACTAGGCGCAATATTTGCGGTGCTAATCTTGTATATAAAACGCCTACTTGCCGGAATCGATATTTATTTAAAATTGGGCATTGCCTTTATACCTACAGCTATTATTGGTATTGTAGCATACAAAACTATAAAAGCCTATTTGTTCAATCCTTTGGTAGTAAGCCTTTCCTTAATTATTGGCGGTATTGTATTGTTGTTTATTGATAAATGGATAAAGCCAAAAAACGATACATATGTAGAGATAAAAGATTTATCCTATCTCGATTGCTTTAAAATTGGTTTATTTCAGTGCATCTCTATGATACCGGGTGTTTCAAGAGCTGCGGCAACCATAATTGGAGGAATGGTTCACAAACTAGACAGAAATCAAGCTGCCGAATTTTCGTTTCTATTGGCTATTCCCACTATGTTTGCGGCATCAGGCAAAGATTTGATGGAGTCTATGGATTTAATTACAGCAGCTAATTTGCAAACTATTTTAATTGGCAGCGTTATCGCTTTTATTACCGCGCTATTTGCTGTTAAAGGGTTTGTGGCTTTTTTAACTAAATACGATTTTAAACCATTTGGTTATTACCGCATTGTTATTGGTGTTGCGTTTTTAATCTATGCTTACTCGACAGGATTGTCTCTATCTACAAATTAA
- the truB gene encoding tRNA pseudouridine(55) synthase TruB: protein MNKLADIQTQPLNYELTHSLAEYEAGKVLLIDKPYGWTSFQAVNKIKYAIKHQFKKIIKIGHAGTLDPLATGLLIVCTGKATKTIDQIQALPKEYTGTFFLGATTPCFDLEKEVDATYPTEHITNKLIYQAAKDFEGDIMQTPPVFSAVKINGKRAYDYARAGQEVEIKAKPITIYSFEVTKIEMPLLHFKIKCSKGTYIRSIARDFGLALNSGAHLTSLRRTMIGEYNLSNVTNIKVDI from the coding sequence ATGAACAAACTTGCGGATATACAAACACAGCCCTTAAACTACGAACTAACGCATTCTTTAGCAGAATACGAAGCTGGAAAAGTTTTGTTAATTGACAAACCCTACGGATGGACATCTTTTCAGGCAGTAAACAAAATCAAGTATGCAATCAAACATCAATTTAAAAAAATAATTAAAATAGGACATGCCGGAACCCTTGACCCACTTGCTACAGGGCTGCTTATTGTTTGTACCGGAAAAGCCACAAAAACAATAGACCAAATACAAGCACTGCCCAAGGAATACACCGGAACTTTTTTTCTTGGAGCCACCACACCTTGTTTTGATTTAGAAAAAGAGGTGGACGCTACTTACCCCACAGAACATATTACCAACAAACTCATATACCAAGCCGCCAAAGACTTTGAGGGTGATATTATGCAAACACCACCCGTTTTTTCGGCAGTAAAAATAAATGGAAAAAGAGCGTACGATTACGCTAGGGCAGGACAAGAAGTAGAAATAAAGGCAAAGCCAATTACAATCTATTCGTTTGAAGTAACAAAAATAGAAATGCCCCTACTGCACTTTAAAATTAAATGCAGCAAAGGCACATATATCAGATCTATAGCAAGAGACTTTGGATTGGCATTAAATAGTGGCGCACACCTGACTTCGCTTAGAAGGACAATGATTGGAGAGTATAACCTATCTAACGTCACTAATATAAAGGTTGACATCTAA
- a CDS encoding pinensin family lanthipeptide, with product MKKLTLSELKVESFVTELDKNQKQTVGGGDTSSVTNPQVCDTKAICTVDEGSKPGCLREKTSTPKLTALTTLIIWECYYID from the coding sequence ATGAAGAAATTAACCTTAAGTGAATTAAAAGTAGAGAGCTTTGTAACAGAGCTTGATAAAAATCAAAAACAAACTGTTGGTGGTGGCGACACTTCTAGTGTTACAAATCCGCAAGTTTGTGATACAAAGGCAATTTGTACTGTTGATGAGGGTTCTAAACCTGGTTGCCTAAGAGAAAAGACAAGCACACCAAAATTGACAGCACTTACAACGTTGATAATCTGGGAGTGTTATTATATTGATTAG